DNA sequence from the Bacteroidota bacterium genome:
CAATCATCCGGGCGGCTTGGTCGACGGTGTGGGCGTTGAGGTCTTCCATCTTCGCCTCGGCGATCTCCTTGCACTGGTCCCAGGTCACGTTTGCGACCTTCTCGCGGAGCGGGTCGCCTGCCCCCTTCGGCACGTTGGCTGCCTTCTTCAAGAGGACGGCCGCGGGCGGGCTCTTGGTGATGAAGGAGAAGCTCTTGTCGGCAAAGACCGTGATCACGACCGGGATCACGAGCCCCATCTTCTCCTGGGTCTGCGCGTTGAACGCCTTGCAGAACTCCATGATGTTGACGCCGTGCTGGCCAAGCGCCGGGCCAATCGGCGGGGCCGGGCTGGCCTGGCCTGCCTTGATCTGCAGCTTGATGAAGCTGTCTATTTTCTTCGCCATAGTCGGAGTGCGGTGCAAGCGCCAAGGGCTGGACCTCGGCTCCCGCGGCTAGGTCTGAGGGTGGGAGCGAGCCGGATGATAAGGCCGCGCGCGGTGCCTGTTTCTGCTTCGCCGAGGCTTCACGGCGAGGCACGTCATGCTTCGTGCTCGACCTGCAGGTAGTCCAGTTCGAGCGGGGTCTTCCGGCCAAAGATCGAGACCATCACGCGGACCTTCATCTTGTCCGGGTAGATCTCCTCGACGAAGCCGGAGAAGTTGTTGAAGGGGCCGTCGACGACCTTGACGGCATCGCCTTCCTTGAACGGCATCTCGGGCTGTTCGCCCGCGGCAGCCGTCTCCTCGACGCGGCCGAGGATCCGGTTGACCTCATCGGGCCGGAGCGGGGTCGGCGTGTCGCCGGTCGAGAGGAAGCCGATGACGGATGGAAGGGCCGAGAGGATGTCGCGGAGGTAGGGGTCGAGGTAGGCTTCGACGAGGAGGTATCCGGGGAAGAAGGTCTTCTCACGCGTTCGCTTCTTGCCGCCGCGCATCTCGAAGACGGTCTCGGTCGGGATCAGCACTTCGCTCACTCGGTCCTGGAAGCCCTTGAGTTCGAGTTCGTTCTGGATGGCCTCCTTGACCTTCTTCTCGTGCCCGGAGAAGGTCCGTAGCACGTACCACTTGCGGATGCCGGTCTTCGTCTTGTTCGCCATAGCTGCCATAGTCGCCAGTGAGAGAGGGGTCGCTGCGAGGGCCTAGCCGCCGTAGAGCAACTGGAGCGCCTGGCTGATCCCCTGGTCGGCCACGTAGATGAAGAGCGCGAGGATGAACGAGGCGATGAGCGTGAGCGTGGTGTTGCTGACGAGCTCCTTGCGCTTCGGCCAGTGGACCTTGCTCATCTCCTTCATCACTTCCTGGACGTAGCTGCCTGTCTTGTTGTCTGCCATGCCTGGATGCCTCGTTAGCTGAGAACGGCTTGTGGTTCGTTTCGCACGGGCGGTAGGACTCGAACCTACAACCGCTGGTTTTGGAGACCAGTGCTCTGCCAATTGAGCTACGCCCGTCTGCTGAGTTCTGAATGACGAGCGACGGGCGGCGGATGTTGTTCCCACTCGCCGCTCCTCATCCAGAACTCGTCGCCCGCTAGTCGAGGATGTTGGCGACGACGCCGGCCCCCACCGTCCGGCCCCCCTCACGGATCGCAAAGCGCAGCCCCTGCTCCATCGCCACCGGCACGATCAGCTTCACGCGGAACTGCGTGTTGTCCCCCGGCATCACCATCTCCACCCCCTCGTTGAGCTCAATGTCTCCCGTCACGTCCGTCGTCCGGAAGTAGAACTGCGGCCGGTACCCCTTGAAGAACGGCGTGTGACGGCCCCCCTCCTCCTTCGACAGCACGTACACCTCGCACTCGAACTCCCGGTGCGGCGTCACCGACCCCGGCTTCGAGATCACCATCCCCCGCTCGATCGCGTCCTTGTCGATCCCTCTGAGCAGGATCCCCGCGTTGTCCCCGGCCTCGGCCTGGTCCAGCAGCTTCCTGAACATCTCCACCCCCGTCACGGTGCTCGACAGCTTCTCCTCCTGCATACCGATGATGTCCACCGCCTCCCCGACCTTGATCGCGCCCCGCTCGACCCGGCCGGTCGCCACCGTCCCCCGCCCGGTGATACTGAACACGTCCTCGACCGGCATCAGGAACGGCTTGTCGATGTCGCGCTCCGGCGTCGGCACGTAGTCGTCGACGGCCTGCATCAGCGCCTCGACCGAGGCCACGCCCGCTGCCTCGCCGTTCAAGGCCCCGAGCGCCGAGCCCTGGATGACCGGCAGGTCGTCGCCCGGGAACTCGTAGTCCGACAAGAGCTCCCGGACCTCCATCTCGACCAGCTCCAGCAACTCCTCGTCGTCGACCAGGTCGACCTTGTTCATGAACACCACGATGTAGGGGACGCCCACCTGGCGCGCCAGCAGGATGTGCTCCCTGGTCTGGGGCATCGGGCCGTCGGTGGCGGCGACCACCAGGATCGCGCCGTCCATCTGGGCGGCCCCGGTGACCATGTTCTTGACGTAGTCGGCGTGCCCGGGGCAGTCGACGTGGGCGTAGTGCCGCCCCTCGGTTTCGTACTCGACGTGGGCGGTGGCGATCGTGATGCCGCGCTCGCGCTCCTCGGGGGCGTTGTCGATCTCGTCGAAGCCCTTGGCCTCGCCGCCGAGCTTCTCGGCGAGGACCTTGGTGATGGCGGCGGTGAGGGTGGTCTTGCCGTGGTCGACGTGGCCGATGGTGCCGACGTTGACGTGGGGCTTGGTGCGCTGGAAGGTCTCTTTGGCCATGATGGATACCTCTGTAAACGGGTGCTTCGGGTTAACGGGGGGTGGCGGTCAGCTACGCGACCTCAGCCTTGTCGGCGTTGATGATCTCCTCGGCGATGCTCTTCGGCACCTCGGAGTAGTGGTCGAACTGCATCGAGTAGATAGCGCGGCCCTGCGTGTTGCTTCGCAGGTCGGTCGAGTACCCGAACATCTCGGAGAGCGGGACGCCGGCGTTGATGACCTGCGCGTCGCCGCGCTGGCCCATGCCCTCGATCCGACCGCGGCGCGAGTTCAGGTCGCCGATCACGTCGCCCATGTACTCCTCGGGCGTGATGACCTCGACGGCCATGATGGGCTCCATGAGCACCGGGCTGGCGCGGCGGCTCGCCTCGCGGAAGGCCATGCGGCCCGCGATCTCGAACGCGATCTGGTCGGAGTCGACGTTGTGGTACTTGCCGTCGTAGAGCCGGGCGACGATGCCCTCGATGGGGTAGCCCGCGAGCGGACCCTGGTCGAGCGCGCTCTGGATGCCCTTCTCGACCGACGGGATGAACTCACGCGGGATGTTGCCGCCCTTGATCTCGTCGAGGAACTCGAACCCGACGCCGTCCTCCTTCGGCATGAACTCGATCTCGACGTGGGCGAACTGGCCCTTGCCACCCGTCTGCTTCTTGTGGGTGTACTTGTGGTCGACCGACGAGCGGATGGCCTCGCGGTAGGCGACTTGCGGCTTGCCGACGTTGGCCTCGACCTTGAACTCGCGCTTGAGACGGTCCACGATGATTTCGAGGTGGAGCTCGCCCATCCCTGCAATGAGGGTCTGGCCGGTCTCCTCGTCGGTCGAGACGCGGAAGGTCGGGTCTTCTTCGGCGAGCTTCTGGAGGCCGGTGCCGAGCTTGTCGATGTCGGCCTTGGTCTTCGGCTCGATGGCGATGCGGATCACCGGCTCGGGGAAGTCCATCTTCTCGAGCACGATCGGGTGGGCCGGGTCGGTGAGCGTGTCGCCCGTCTTCGTGGCCTTCAGCCCGACGATCGCGCAGATGTCGCCTGCACGCACCGTCTCGACATCCTCGCGCGAGTTGGCGTGCATGAAGAGGAGG
Encoded proteins:
- the nusG gene encoding transcription termination/antitermination protein NusG; the protein is MANKTKTGIRKWYVLRTFSGHEKKVKEAIQNELELKGFQDRVSEVLIPTETVFEMRGGKKRTREKTFFPGYLLVEAYLDPYLRDILSALPSVIGFLSTGDTPTPLRPDEVNRILGRVEETAAAGEQPEMPFKEGDAVKVVDGPFNNFSGFVEEIYPDKMKVRVMVSIFGRKTPLELDYLQVEHEA
- the tuf gene encoding elongation factor Tu — its product is MAKETFQRTKPHVNVGTIGHVDHGKTTLTAAITKVLAEKLGGEAKGFDEIDNAPEERERGITIATAHVEYETEGRHYAHVDCPGHADYVKNMVTGAAQMDGAILVVAATDGPMPQTREHILLARQVGVPYIVVFMNKVDLVDDEELLELVEMEVRELLSDYEFPGDDLPVIQGSALGALNGEAAGVASVEALMQAVDDYVPTPERDIDKPFLMPVEDVFSITGRGTVATGRVERGAIKVGEAVDIIGMQEEKLSSTVTGVEMFRKLLDQAEAGDNAGILLRGIDKDAIERGMVISKPGSVTPHREFECEVYVLSKEEGGRHTPFFKGYRPQFYFRTTDVTGDIELNEGVEMVMPGDNTQFRVKLIVPVAMEQGLRFAIREGGRTVGAGVVANILD
- the secE gene encoding preprotein translocase subunit SecE, producing the protein MADNKTGSYVQEVMKEMSKVHWPKRKELVSNTTLTLIASFILALFIYVADQGISQALQLLYGG
- the rplK gene encoding 50S ribosomal protein L11, whose product is MAKKIDSFIKLQIKAGQASPAPPIGPALGQHGVNIMEFCKAFNAQTQEKMGLVIPVVITVFADKSFSFITKSPPAAVLLKKAANVPKGAGDPLREKVANVTWDQCKEIAEAKMEDLNAHTVDQAARMIAGTARSMGITVSGAPVA